In Phenylobacterium hankyongense, the sequence TCGGGTCGCCGCGGTGCTGACCGACGTCGGCGCTTTCGTCCGCAAGGGCCAGACGCTGGTGCAGCTCGACCCCGCCCTGATCCAGGCCCAACTTGCCCAGCAGCAGGCGCTGGCCGCCCAGGCCGAGGCCCAGGCCCTCTCCGCCGAGGACCAGGCGGCGCGGGTGAAGGGCCTCGACGGCCAGGGCGTGCTCAGCCAGGAGCAGATCGACCAGCGCCGCTTCCAGGCCCGCGCCGCGCGCGCCACCGCCAACGCCCAGGCCGCGGCGCTGCGCGACATCCGCACTCGCGCCAGCAAGCTGGCGGTGACCGCGCCGGTGTCCGGCCTGGTCCTCGACAAGACCGTCCGCCCCGGCGACCTCTCGGCCGGCGGGACCACGCCCTGGTTCCGGCTGGCCCGCGACGGCCAGATCGAGCTGCAGGCTCAGCTTTCGGAAGACCAGCTGGCCAAGATCCGTCCCGGCCAGCACGCCACGGTGACGCTGCCCAGCGGCGAGACCGTGCAGGGCGTCGTGCGGCTGGTCAGCCCGCTGATCGATGCGCAGAGCAAGCTCGGCTACGTGCGCATCAACCTGCCGGTGCGCTCGGGCATCCGGGCCGGCGGCTTCGGCAGGGCGGTGTTCGCCGAGGCCACGGGCGTCGGGCTGGCGGCGCCTGAGACCGCGATCCGCTACGACGCCGACGGCGCCAGCGTGATGGTGGTGGAGGCCGACAACCGGGTGAAGCGGGTCTTGGTGCAGACCGGCCAGCGGGGCTCCGGCCTCGTCCAGCTGGTCAGCGGTCCGCCGGCCGGCACGCGCGTGGTGCAGAGCGCCGGCGCCTTCCTGCTGGACGGCGACAAGGTCCGCCCGGTCGAGGGCGCCGCGCTTGCCGCCACCCCCGTGGTGGCGCGCCGATGAGCGAAAGCCATGACTCCTCCGCGCCAGCGTTGAAGATCAGCGCCTGGGCGATCCGCAATCCGGTGCCCGTGGTGGTGCTGTTCGTGGCCTTGGTGCTGGCCGGGATGATCGCCTACACCGGCCTGCCGGTGAAGCAGTTCCCCAACGTGCAGTTCCCGATGGTCTCGGTGACCGTCACCCAGAACGGCGCGGCGCCCGGCGAGATGGAGACCCAGGTCACCCGTCCCGTCGAGGACGCCATGGCGGGCCTCTCCAGCGTCAAGAACATCACCTCGGTCGTCACCCAGGGCGTCTCCACCACCAACATCGAGTTCGAGCTCGGCGAGGACCTGCAGAAGAAGACCGACGACGTCCGCTCGCGGGTCGACCAGGTGCGCGCCAACCTGCCGCGCGAGATCGACGCGCCGACGGTCACGCGGGTGGAGCTGGATAGCCAGCCGATCCTGACCTACGCGGTCGCCGCGCCGGGCATGTCCGACACCGAGCTCTCGTGGTTCATCGACGATACGGTGGCGCGCGCCATCCAATCGGCGCCCGGGGTCTCGCAGATCTCCCGGGTCGGCGGCGTCAACCGCGAGATCAACGTCTTGGTCGACCCCGACCGGCTGGCGGCCCGCGGCCTGACCGCCGCCCAGGTGAACTCGGCGCTGGCCAGCTTCGACATCGACGCCTCAGGCGGCCGCGTGAACGTCGGCAGCCGTGAGCAGACGGTGCGGGTGCTGGGTTCGGTGCAGACGCTGGCGGCGCTGCGCCAGCTGACCATCCCGGTCGGCGCCAACCGCTTCGTGCGGCTGACCGACGTCGCCGACGTGGGCGACGGGGCCGGCGAGGTGCGCGGGTTCGCCCGGCTCGACGGAAGGCCCGTCGTGGGCTTCCAGGTGATGAAGACCCGCGATTCCAGCGACGTCGGCGTCGACGACGCGGTGGTGGTGGCCATCGCCAAGCTCGAGAAGAGCCATCCCGGCGTGAAGTTCACCAAGATCTTCTCCTCGGTGGACGAGACGCGGGCGAGCTTCAAGGCCACCCAGCACGTGCTGGCCGAGGGCATGATCCTGGCCGCCCTGGTGGTCCTGCTGTTCCTGCGCGACTGGCGCGCCACGGCGATCACCGCGGCGGCCATGCCGGTGTCGCTGATCCCGACCTTCGCGGTGATGCACGCCTTCGGCTTCTCGCTGAACGTCGTCACCCTGTTGGCGCTGACCCTGGTGATCGGCATCCTGGTCGACGACGCCATCGTCGAGATCGAGAACATCGAGAAGCGGGTCGCCTCCGGCATGCGGCCCTACGAGGCGGCCATGCAGGGCGCCGACGCCATCGGCCTGGCGGTGGTCGCCACCACCATGACCATCATCGTGGTGTTCACCCCGGTCAGCTTCATGAAGGGCATGGCCGGCCAGTTCTTCCGCGAGTTCGGCCTGACGGTCTCCGTCGCCGTGGCCTTTTCGCTGGTGGTGGCGCGACTGCTGACGCCGCTGATGGCGGCCTACCTCCTGAAGCCGCACCGCAACCCGCATCCGCGCAAGCCTTTCCAAGGCTTCTATCGCAACGTCCTGGAGTGGGCGCTGGACCACCGGATCATCGCCAGCGTGGTCGGCGGCCTGGTGTTCGTGTCCTCGCTGTTCCTGGTGCCCCTGCTGCCCAAGGGCTTCCAGCCGGCCGGCAACCCCGACTACGTCTACGTCAACATCCAGGGCCCGCCGGGCGCCACCGCCCAGGCCATGGAGCAGACGGTCCAGGAGATCACGCGGCTCTTCCAGCGCCAGTCGGAGGTGACCAGTATCTTCGCCCAGGTGGGCTCGACCGCCGGCGGCGGCGGTCCGGGCTTCGGCGGCGGCGGCGGAGGCAGCGACCTGCGCGACGGCACGGTCACCGTCCTGCTCGATCCGAAACGCAAGTTGTCGGACGAAGCCTTCAAGGCCCGGCTGCGCGACGACCTGCGGGCCATCCCCGACGCGCGGGTCGGCTTCCTCGACTTCCAGGGCGGCGCCGGCTTCCAGCAGATCCTGGCCAGCGACAACCCGGCGGCGCTGCAGGCCACCGCCACTGAACTCGAGCGCGAGATGCGCACCCTGCCGCAGATCGCCGATCCCCGGCCCTCGACCCCGCCCACCGGCCCCGAGCTGGTGATCCGCCCCCGCGCCGAGGAGGCCGCCCGGCTGGGCGTCTCGGTGGACACCATCGCCCAGGTGGCGCGGGTCGCCACGGTCGGCGACATCGACGCCAACGTCGCCAAGCTCAATGAGGGCGAGCGGCGGATCCCGATCCGCGTGCGCCTGCCGCAGAGCGCCCGGGCCGACATCGAGCGGATCCGCTCGCTGCGCGTGCCCACCGCCGGCGGCGGGGTGACGACGCTCGACTCCGTGGCCGACGTACAGTTCCAGGCCGGCCCCGCGCGCATCGACCGGCTGAACCGCAAGCGCCAGCTGACGGTGCAGGCGGAGCTGAACGGCGTGGAGCTCGGCGACGCCAGCGCCGCGGTGGCCAAGCTGCCGATCATGCGGCGCCTGCCGCCCGGCGTCGGCCCGGCCGACACCGGCCAGCTCGAGGCCATGAAGGAGCTGTTCGGCTCGTTCGGCATGGCGATCTTCGCCGGCGTCTCGATGATCTTCGGCGTGCTGGTCCTGTTGTTCCGGTCGTTCTTCAAGCCCGGGGTGATCCTGTCGGCCCTGCCGCTGGCGGTGGGCGGCGCCTTCCTGGGCCTGCTGATCTTCCACCTGTCGCTGTCGATCCCCTCGCTGATCGGCTTCCTGATGCTGCTGGGCCTGGCGGCGAAGAACTCGATCCTGTTGGTCGAGTACGCCATCGAGCGGGAGCGCGAGGGCATGCCGCAGCGCGAGGCCCTGCTGGAAGCCTGCCGCGAGCGGGCCCGGCCGATCGTCATGACCACGGTCGCCATGGCGGCCGGCATGCTGCCCACCGCCTTCGCCCTGGAGAAGGGCGCGGAGTTCCGCCAGCCGATGGCGGTGGCGGTGATCGGCGGCCTGATCACCTCGACGCTGTTGTCGCTGGTGCTGGTGCCAGTGGTCTACGAGTTCGTCGACGACTTCGAGCAGTGGCTGAAGCCGCGGCTCGCCAAGCTGGTCACGCCCCGCGAGGCCGCTCCGCTGCCGGTCCCGGAGGACCGGCTCTAGAGCTCGCCGCGGATGATCTGGGCGAACTGGTCCGGGTCGACGTTGCCGCCGGAGAGCACGAGGCCGACGGTCTTGCCCGCGGCCGCCACCTTGCCGGTCAGCAGGGCGGCGAGGCCGACCGCGCCGCCGGGTTCCACCACCAGCTTCAGCACGCTGAAGGCATAGCGCATGGCCTCGGCGACCTCCGGGTCGGTGATGCCGACCGCGCCCGCCAGGTTGGCCTTCATCAGCGGGAAGGTGATCTCGCCGGGGAAGGGGGATTCCAGGGCGTCGCAGAGCGAGCGGCCCTGCGGCTTGATGGTGACCCGCTCGCCGGCCGCCAGCGACTGGCGGGTGTCGTCGAACAGCGCCGGCTCCACGCCCCAGACCTCGGTGGCGGGCGACAGCGCCTTGATGGCCACCGACATGCCGCCGATCAGGCCGCCGCCGCTGATGGAGGCGAGCGCCAGGTCGAGGCTCGCGCCCAGCGCCTGGGCCTGGCGGACCAGCTCCAGCCCGACGGTGCCCTGGCCGGCGATGATGTGCGGGTCGTCGAAGGCCGGCACCACCACCGCGCCGCGCTCGGCGGCGATCTCGGCGGCGATCTTCTCGCGGCTTTCCTTCAGGCGATCGTAGAAGCGCACGTCCGCGCCATAGCTGCGCGTCGCCGCCACCTTCACGGCGGGCGCGTCGAGCGGCATGACGATCACCGCCGGCAGGCCGAGCAGCTTCGCCGCCAGCGCCACGCCCTGGGCGTGGTTGCCGGAGGAGAAGGCGACGACGCCGCGCGTGCGCTCGTCCGGGCTGAGCTGGACCAAGCGGTTGTAGGCGCCGCGGAACTTGAAGGCGCCGACCCGCTGCAGGGTCTCCGGCTTGATCAGCACCCGCGCGCCCAGGCGCTCGTTCAGCGCCGGGCTTTCGATCAGCGGGGTCTCGACGGCGTGGCCGGCGATGCGCCCGGCGGCGGCCTCGATGTCGGCGAAGGTGACGCTCACTTCGCGAACACCATGGCGTCGTCGGCGAAGGCCTTGAACTCCAGCGCGTTGCCGCACGGATCGAGGAAGAACATCGTCGCCTGCTCGCCGGGCTGGCCCTTGAAGCGCACCTGCGGCTCGATGACGAACCTGGTCCCGGCCGCCTTCAGCCGCTCGGCCAGGGCGTCCCACGCCGGCAGGGTCAGGATGGCCCCGAAGTGGCGGACCGGCACGTCCTCGCCGTCCACCGGACTGGTGGCGCGGTGGCCGACTTCGGCCGGCGACAGGTGGGCGACGATCTGGTGGCCGTAGAAGTCGAAGTCGACCCATTCGTCGCTCGATCGGCCCTCGGGGCAGCCGAGCAGCTCTCCATAGAAAGCCCGGGCCTCGGCGAGGTCACGGACAGGGAAGGCGAGGTGAAAGCGGGGAATGTCCATGGCTGCGCCATAGCTCGTCCTCATTGCGATGGCGAGGGGGTTGAGGCGAGCTTCGGCTTGCTCTACACCGCGCCCGCGTCCAGCCCGTTGGGCAGGCGCCTGAACAGATCTCAAGCCCAGCCGCCGAGCACCTGTCGAAGGGCGGTTGGGTCACTCCGGGCAGGTCGGGAGATCGTATCCATGGCCAATGTCACCGTGATCGGCGCTCAGTGGGGCGACGAGGGCAAGGGCAAGCTGGTGGACTGGCTGTCCAACCGCGCCGACGTGGTCGTGCGGTTCCAGGGCGGGCACAACGCCGGCCACACCCTGGTGGTGGGCGATCAGGTCTACAAGCTGTCGCTGCTGCCGTCGGGCGTCGTGCAGGGCAAGCTCTCGGTGATCGGCAACGGCGTGGTGGTCGACCCCTGGCACCTGCTGGCGGAGATCGAGAAGCTGGGCGGCCAGGGGGTGAAGATCACCCCGGAGCTGCTGGTGCTGGCCGACAACGCCTGCCTGATCCTGCCCCTGCACCGCGACCTCGACCAGGCCCGCGAGGCCGCCGCGGTGAACAAGATCGGCACCACCGGCCGCGGCATCGGCCCGGCCTACGAGGACAAGGTCGGCCGGCGCGCCATCCGGGTCGCCGACCTCGCCGACCGCGAGGCGCTGGAAGCCAAGATCGACCGCCTGCTGGCCCACCACGCCCCGCTGCGGCGCGGGCTCGGCCTGCCGGAAGCCGACGGCGCGGCCCTGCTGGCCGAGCTGGAGGCCATGGCGCCGAAGATCCTGCCGTTCGCCAAGCCGGCGTGGCTGCTGCTGGACAAGGTGGTGAAGTCGGGCAAGCGGGTGCTGTTCGAGGGCGCCCAGGGCGCGCTGCTCGACGTCGACCACGGCACCTATCCGTATGTGACCTCCTCCAACACCGTCGCCGGCCAGGCCGCGGCCGGCTCGGGCCTGGGGCCCAAGGGCACCGGCTATGTGCTGGGCATCGTCAAGGCCTACACCACCCGCGTCGGCGGCGGTCCGTTCCCGACCGAGCTGGAGGACGAGGTCGGCCAGCACCTCGGGACGGTCGGCAAGGAATTCGGAGTGGTCACCGGGCGCGCGCGCCGGTGCGGCTGGTTCGACGCGGCGCTGGTGCGCCAGTCGGTGGCGCTGAACGGCATCAGCGGCATCGCGCTCACCAAGCTCGACGTGCTGGACGGCCTGCCGACCCTAAAGATCTGCACCGGCTACCGCAACGGCGACGAGGAGATCGGCTACCTGCCGGCCGGGCTGAAGGCGCAGGCGGCGCTGGTTCCGGTCTATGAGGAGCTCGAGGGCTGGTCGGAAACCACCCAGGGCGCCCGCACCTGGCGCGACCTGCCCGCCAACGCCGTGAAGTACGTGCGCCGCATCGAGGAGCTGATCGGCGCGCCGGTGGCGCTGCTCTCCACCAGCCCGCAGCGGGACGACACCATCCTCGTGCGCGACCCGTTCCAGGATTAGGACGGGTCCGGACTGAATTCTCGCCGACCCCTCGGACCATCAAGGCGTTCTTTACGAAGCACGCGCAAAGCTTGGCCGAGACGGGGAGCAAGAAGTGTTCACTCAAGACGCTAAGAGCGGCCAACGCATGACGCCCATGCTGCGGCGGGTGCTGATCGTCGACCCGCAGCCGGCCAGCGCCCGGATGGTGGCCGAGCTGATGCAGAGCGCCTGCCGTCCCGACGTCTGGATGGCGCCCACCGCCGCCAAGGCGCTGAGCCTGGCGGCCAAGGTGGATCCCGACCTGATCTTCTGTGAGCTGGCGGCCGAGAAGCTCGACGGCCTGGCCTTCACCCGCAGCGTCCGGCGCAGCGACCTGGCCTGTCGCCAGGCGCCGGTGATCCTGACGGCCCGGGATGCGCCTGCGCCGGCCATCCTGGCCGCCCGCGACGCCGGGGCCCACGAGTTCCTGCGCCGGCCGTTCACGATGAAGGACCTTACCCGCCGGCTGGAGGCGCTAGGCCCGCGCGACTGGGTCGAGGCGGTGGACTACGTCGGCCCCGACCGGCGGCGGTTCAATTCCGGCGACTACACAGGTCCGCTGAAGCGGCAGGCCGATCAGGCCGGAACCTCGGAGAGCATGCGGATCGCCCAGGCGCTGAAGATCCTGCGCTCGGCGCTGAGCGCCCTGGAGAGCGATCCGAAGCAGGCGACGCGGGCGATGCTGGCCCAGGCCGCCGACCTGCAGATCGCCGCGACCGCCATTTCCGACAACCGGCTCGCCAGCGCGACGACCGACCTGCACCGCTATCTGTCGGAGACCGCCGGCGCCGGGACGCCGCTCAATCGCGGCGAGACGGAGCGACGCGCCGCGCCGCTCCTCGCCTACATGCCGCGCGAGTGGAACGACCGCGCGGCCGCCTGATCAGGCTTAGGCGTCGACCAGCAGGTTCCGGTCTTCGGCGGCCTGGCGCATCGACTTCTGCAGCTTTTCGAACGCCCGCACCTCGATCTGGCGGACCCGCTCGCGGCTGACGCCGTATTCCGAGGCGAGTTCTTCCAGCGTGGTTGGATCGTCCTTCAGCCGCCGCTCGGTCAGGATGTGACGCTCGCGGTCGGTGAGCTCGGTCATCGCCTCTTCCAGAAGGCCCATGCGCAGGGTCTTCTCCTGCGTCTCGGCCACCACCGTCTCCTGGCTGGGCGTGACGTCGTCCACCAGCCAGTCCTGCCATTCGCTCTCGCTGTCCGAACGCAGCGGTGAGTTCAGCGACGCGTCGCCGCCGGACAGCCGGCGGTTCATCGAGATGACTTCCTCGTTGAGCACGCCCAGCTTGGTGGCGATCTGGCTGACCTGGTCGGGGTGCATGTCGCCCTCGCCCAGGGCGGCGATCTCGCTCTTGGCCTTGCGCAGGTTGAAGAACAGCTTCTTCTGCGCCGCGGTGGTGCCCATCTTCACCAGGCTCCAGGACCGCAGGATGTATTCCTGGATCGAGGCGCGGATCCACCACATGGCGTAGGTCGCCAGGCGGAAGCCGCGGTCCGGATCGAACTTCTTCACCGCCTGCATCAGGCCGACGTTGCCTTCGGAGATCACCTCGCCGATCGGCAGGCCGTAGCCGCGGTAGCCCATGGCGATCTTCGCCACCAGGCGCAGGTGGCTGGTGACCAGCCGGTGCGCGGCCTCGGGGTCTTCATGCTCCTGCCAGCGTTTGGCGAGCATGAACTCCTCGTCCTTGGCCAGCATCGGAAATTTCCGGATCTCTGACAGATACCGGCTCAGGCCGCCTTCCGGCGACATCACGGCAAGCGCGTTGGCGGCCATGGATCTATCCCCTCTTTTCCCGGACGTTCGGACCGTCGCGCCAGGGGCGCGCAAGCACCTTCCGTTCCCTCCAACCACCTAGATAAGTACGAGGTTGCGGCTACGGTAGATCGCTGGGGAGGCGATCCGAATGCCCTACTGCTCTAGTGGGACTTTCTAGCGCCCGAAATGGGCGCCTTCAAGGCAAGGAATCTCACAGACGCCCCAGCAAAGCTGCGGCGTAGTCAGGAAAACAGCTTACGGAAGCCCACCCGCACGACGCGCCCCACCGGGTCGATATAGGCCGGCTGGTAGCTGAGCGGCGTGGCGCCGGCGGCGTCGCGGACCTGCAGACGCTGGTCGAACAGGTTGGTGATCGACAGGGTCAGGCGGGAGCCGCGGAGCCACGGCGCCTTGTCGAGCAGGACGCGCTGCTGGTTCAGGTCGGCGAACACCCGCAGGTTCACCGTCGTCAGGCCCGAGAAGGCCAGGTCGCCGCTCGGCGAGCCCGCGCCGCTCACCGTCGTGCCCTGTTTCCAGTCGCCGTTGATCTGGACGCCGATGCCCCGCTCGGAGACGCCGATCCGCGCCTCGATCTCGTTGCGCGCCTGCCCGCCGCCGTTCCCCGAGGGGGCGCCGTCCAGCAGGTCCAGCACCGGACCGCCCGGCCGGACCAGGAACTGATCCTCGAAGAAGACGGTGTGATAGAGCGACAGCTGCAGCCGGCCGTCCTGCCCGCCGCCGCCGCCGCCGCCGCGCCCGCCGCCGCCACCGCCGCGGCCGCCGCCACCGCCGCGCCCGCCGGCCCCCCCGTCCTGGCCCTGCGGCTGCGCGCCGCCGGCGTCGGGCGCGTCGCTGAGACCCGGCTGGTTGGCGAGGGACGTGCCCACCTGCAGGACCCGGCCCGGCTGGCGGCCCTGACCGCCGCGCGGCGCATTGGGCGGCGGTCGCGTCGGGCCGATCGGCTTGGAGTAGTTGACGCCCCAGCGCAGCTCGCGCCGGTCCTGGCTGGCGAAGTTCACCGGCCGGTAGTCCACCTCGGTGAGGTCGCCGTTGGCGTCGCGGATGAAGCGGTCGGGGAAGGCCGCCTCGATCGCGCCCGTCGCCGCCGGGAAGGTGACGATCGGATTGCGGGTGTGGGTTTCGATATAGTTGGCGCTGAAGGTCAGGTCCCGCCCCGTGAGGGGCTTCAGCGTCAGGCCGAACTTGAGCACGTCGCGGTCGTCGCCGACCAGGTTCGGGTTGCCGCCGCTGAGCTGGGTGACGTCCACCGTCTGGCCGGTGGCGAAGTCGAAGATCCGCACGGCCGGGGTCAGCACCGTGGGATTGCCGAGCTGCTGCTGGGTCGGAGCGGCCTGGTCGCGGGTGTGCGACACGATCAGGGTCAGCTTGTCGGTCGGCCGCCAGTTCAGCCCGTAGCCGAGGGTCGTCAGGGTCCCGAAATCCGACACCTGGTCGGCGGCGGCGTTGGCGTTGACCGACAACTCGCCCAGCACCGGCAGCACGTTGTTGCGCCGGCTGGTCACCGGCACGTCGAGGTTGGCCTGGGCGCTGTACTCGCCACGGGAAAAGTCCACCGACTGGCTGAGCCCGAGGCGCTGGGATTCGGAGCTGAACCGGCTGCCGCTGGCCCCCAGCTTGACGCTGGTCCGCACCGGGCCGGCGGGCAGGGTGACGAGCGGCCCGCTGGCGACGAACTGCAGGTTGCCGGTGTCCGACTGCGAATGGGCGAGGTCCGGCGCGCGCAGCGTCAGCAGGTTCGTCGGCAACGGCCCGAAGGGGTTGAGACCGGGGGTCAGCGCGTTGAGCTGCGCCTGCAGGGCGCTGGCGTCGACGCCCACGTCGCTGTTGGTCTTGGAGTCGGCGTGGTCATAGGCGGTGGTGAAGGAGAGCCGCCAGCGCGCCACGTCTCGGTTGAGGCTGACGCCGAGGTGGCCGGTCCAGTTGTCGGCGCTCTGCCGCAGGGGTCCGAAGCCGTCAACATAGCGGTCGACCAGGACCGGCGTCGCGAACGGCGAATAGGGATCGCCCGCCGGAACCAGCAGGCTGACGCCCGGCAGGCCGCGGTCGGAGTCGCTGGTGTCCGCCTCGAAGGTGGCGTTGAGCGTGGCGGCCACGCCGAAGACCACCTGGCTCACGACGGCGTTGGCGGTGAACTTCTGCGTGGCGGGCGCCAGCGAGCGATAGCGCCGCACGTCGGTGGCGTTCGGCGCATTGGCCGTGGGCAGGAAGTCGGCCAGCGAGGGCGCCCCGCCCGCGGCGGCGGCCGGCACGCCGGCCACGGTCACCGGCTGACCCGCCAGCGCGCTCAGCACCGGGTCGATCTGCCCGCCGCCGGGTGAGCGGACATTGCCGACCAGGTCGAAGTCCTGGCCGGAGGCCAACGAGGTGAGGTCGCGCGAGGCTTCGGTGAGCTCGCCGGATCGGTTGTACTTGAGGTCGAGGTTCATCCGCCGGTCGCCGGCGATCCGCACGACCCCGAGCTCGCCCGCCCCGCTGGCCTGGCCACCCTCGGTCGGGCCGCCGCCGTTCAGCTCCGCGGTCTCGGCGTCGAACAGCGGCTTCAGGACGATGTTCACCACCCGCTGGTCGGCGCTGTAGCCGTACTTCAGCGCCGCTTCTTCCGGCAGGATGTCGACCCGCAGGATCGCCTCGGTCGGCAGGTCGCGGATCTCGCCGAAGCCGGAGATCCGCCGGCCGTTCAGCAGGATCACCGGTCCCCCGCCGCCGCGTCCCTGGTCGCTGCGGATCTGCGAGCCGAGCTCGTCCAGCAGGTCGGAGATCGAGCTGACCCCGTAGGCCTGGATGTCCTCGGGCGCGAGCTGCAGTTCCGGCTTGATGTCGCCCACCACGCCGCCGACCTCGGCCGGCTTGGCGGCAGTGATCACCAGTTCGGAGACGGTGTTCGCCGCCGCCTCCGGCCTGGCGGCCGGCGCGGCCGCCCAGGCGCAGCTCGTCCAGGCCAGCGCGGCCAGGCCGGCGCTCGCGCAAAGCGCCGTGCGCCGGGCAGGGTTCAGGGTTTCAGGAATCACTCGCCGCCCACTCCGTCCGAAGCGCCCTCTCCAGGCGTGGCGTTTCATGACACCAGGTAGATGACGCCGGTATTTCGGCTCAATTCGAGGCGGAGATGAACGGCTTACAGCGTCTCGAGTTGGGCCTGCAGCGTCGCCATGTCGGGCGGCAGGGCGCTTTCGAACCTCAACGCCTCGCCCGTCACCGGATGGACGAAGCCGAGCACGGCGGCGTGCAGCGCCTGCCGCGCCAGCCCGGCCTCGGCCATCGCCCGGCGGACCGGCTCGGCGGGCGGACCGGAGCCGTAGGTCGGATCGCCCAGGCAGGGCGCCCCCTTCGATGCCAGGTGGACGCGGATCTGGTGGGTGCGGCCGGTTTCCAGGCGGCAGGCGACCCGGGCGGCGAGCGGCTTGGCCGCGGGCCCGAAGGCGGCCTCGACCACATAGTGGGTGACTGCGTGGCGGCCGCCGGTCTTCACCAGCGCCATCTTCTTGCGGTCGTGAGTGGAGCGGGCGATCGCGCCTTCGATGGTCCCGCGCGCCGGGTGGGGCGCGCCGCGGGTGAGCGCGATGTAGACCCGCTCGATGTCGTGCGTGGCGAACAGCGCCGAGAGCCCCTGGTGGGCGGCGTCGGTCTTGGCCGCCACCATCACCCCCGAGGTGTCCTTGTCGAGCCGGTGGACGATGCCCGGCCGGGCCACGCCGCCGATGCCGGAGAGGCTGGCGCCGCAATGGTGCAGCAGGGCGTTGACCAGGGTGCCGCTCTCGGTCCCCGGGCCCGGGTGAGCCGCCATGCCGGCCGGCTTGTCGACCACGATCAGGTGGGCGTCCTCGAACAGCACCGTCAGCGGGATGGCCTCGGGCTGCGGCTCGGCGGCGACCGGCGGCGGGATGTCGAAGCGATAGTCGCCGGGCAGCGCCCGGGCCGAGGCGTCGGCGATCGCGGCGCCGTCGCGGGTGATCCGCCCCTCGGCGATCAGCGCCTGGATGCGGCCGCGGGACATCTCCGGCAAACGGGTGGCCAGCACCTTGTCGACCCGGCCGACGGCGTCCTCCGCCGCCAGCGCCACGATGCGGACGCCAAACGGCTCCAGCGCGACGTCCTCGTCGACCGCCGCCTCGTCGTCGATCTCGAGTTCCGCTTCAGAGGCCATGCTTCTCGCTGGCGCCTTCCTCGCGCCCGGTGATCGAGCCCTCGCTGAACAGGTATTCCTTGAACTGCTTGTCGGCTTCCGGATCGTTGCGCCGGATCCACTCCAGGACCATGGCGGCGTGCTCCAGCTCCTCGCGGGCGTTGTGCAGCATGATCGCCTTCAGCTCGGGGTCGTCGCAGTCGTCGGCCCGCTGGCGGTACCAGTCGACGGCCTCGAACTCCTCCATCAGCGAGGTGATGGCGTAGTGCAGGTTCAGCGTCTCGCGGCGCAGCTTTTCGCGGGGAACGTGCAGGACTTCACTGGACATCGGGCGTCATGCTCCTGTGGTATC encodes:
- a CDS encoding threonine ammonia-lyase — encoded protein: MSVTFADIEAAAGRIAGHAVETPLIESPALNERLGARVLIKPETLQRVGAFKFRGAYNRLVQLSPDERTRGVVAFSSGNHAQGVALAAKLLGLPAVIVMPLDAPAVKVAATRSYGADVRFYDRLKESREKIAAEIAAERGAVVVPAFDDPHIIAGQGTVGLELVRQAQALGASLDLALASISGGGLIGGMSVAIKALSPATEVWGVEPALFDDTRQSLAAGERVTIKPQGRSLCDALESPFPGEITFPLMKANLAGAVGITDPEVAEAMRYAFSVLKLVVEPGGAVGLAALLTGKVAAAGKTVGLVLSGGNVDPDQFAQIIRGEL
- a CDS encoding VOC family protein; amino-acid sequence: MDIPRFHLAFPVRDLAEARAFYGELLGCPEGRSSDEWVDFDFYGHQIVAHLSPAEVGHRATSPVDGEDVPVRHFGAILTLPAWDALAERLKAAGTRFVIEPQVRFKGQPGEQATMFFLDPCGNALEFKAFADDAMVFAK
- a CDS encoding adenylosuccinate synthase, translated to MANVTVIGAQWGDEGKGKLVDWLSNRADVVVRFQGGHNAGHTLVVGDQVYKLSLLPSGVVQGKLSVIGNGVVVDPWHLLAEIEKLGGQGVKITPELLVLADNACLILPLHRDLDQAREAAAVNKIGTTGRGIGPAYEDKVGRRAIRVADLADREALEAKIDRLLAHHAPLRRGLGLPEADGAALLAELEAMAPKILPFAKPAWLLLDKVVKSGKRVLFEGAQGALLDVDHGTYPYVTSSNTVAGQAAAGSGLGPKGTGYVLGIVKAYTTRVGGGPFPTELEDEVGQHLGTVGKEFGVVTGRARRCGWFDAALVRQSVALNGISGIALTKLDVLDGLPTLKICTGYRNGDEEIGYLPAGLKAQAALVPVYEELEGWSETTQGARTWRDLPANAVKYVRRIEELIGAPVALLSTSPQRDDTILVRDPFQD
- a CDS encoding response regulator, with protein sequence MTPMLRRVLIVDPQPASARMVAELMQSACRPDVWMAPTAAKALSLAAKVDPDLIFCELAAEKLDGLAFTRSVRRSDLACRQAPVILTARDAPAPAILAARDAGAHEFLRRPFTMKDLTRRLEALGPRDWVEAVDYVGPDRRRFNSGDYTGPLKRQADQAGTSESMRIAQALKILRSALSALESDPKQATRAMLAQAADLQIAATAISDNRLASATTDLHRYLSETAGAGTPLNRGETERRAAPLLAYMPREWNDRAAA
- a CDS encoding efflux RND transporter permease subunit, with the protein product MSESHDSSAPALKISAWAIRNPVPVVVLFVALVLAGMIAYTGLPVKQFPNVQFPMVSVTVTQNGAAPGEMETQVTRPVEDAMAGLSSVKNITSVVTQGVSTTNIEFELGEDLQKKTDDVRSRVDQVRANLPREIDAPTVTRVELDSQPILTYAVAAPGMSDTELSWFIDDTVARAIQSAPGVSQISRVGGVNREINVLVDPDRLAARGLTAAQVNSALASFDIDASGGRVNVGSREQTVRVLGSVQTLAALRQLTIPVGANRFVRLTDVADVGDGAGEVRGFARLDGRPVVGFQVMKTRDSSDVGVDDAVVVAIAKLEKSHPGVKFTKIFSSVDETRASFKATQHVLAEGMILAALVVLLFLRDWRATAITAAAMPVSLIPTFAVMHAFGFSLNVVTLLALTLVIGILVDDAIVEIENIEKRVASGMRPYEAAMQGADAIGLAVVATTMTIIVVFTPVSFMKGMAGQFFREFGLTVSVAVAFSLVVARLLTPLMAAYLLKPHRNPHPRKPFQGFYRNVLEWALDHRIIASVVGGLVFVSSLFLVPLLPKGFQPAGNPDYVYVNIQGPPGATAQAMEQTVQEITRLFQRQSEVTSIFAQVGSTAGGGGPGFGGGGGGSDLRDGTVTVLLDPKRKLSDEAFKARLRDDLRAIPDARVGFLDFQGGAGFQQILASDNPAALQATATELEREMRTLPQIADPRPSTPPTGPELVIRPRAEEAARLGVSVDTIAQVARVATVGDIDANVAKLNEGERRIPIRVRLPQSARADIERIRSLRVPTAGGGVTTLDSVADVQFQAGPARIDRLNRKRQLTVQAELNGVELGDASAAVAKLPIMRRLPPGVGPADTGQLEAMKELFGSFGMAIFAGVSMIFGVLVLLFRSFFKPGVILSALPLAVGGAFLGLLIFHLSLSIPSLIGFLMLLGLAAKNSILLVEYAIEREREGMPQREALLEACRERARPIVMTTVAMAAGMLPTAFALEKGAEFRQPMAVAVIGGLITSTLLSLVLVPVVYEFVDDFEQWLKPRLAKLVTPREAAPLPVPEDRL
- a CDS encoding efflux RND transporter periplasmic adaptor subunit, coding for MRRFHLALLPLAAALALSACHKPAKPTADAQQPRAVHVARIQPLAITGALAASGDLVAREEAAVLPEVNGYRVAAVLTDVGAFVRKGQTLVQLDPALIQAQLAQQQALAAQAEAQALSAEDQAARVKGLDGQGVLSQEQIDQRRFQARAARATANAQAAALRDIRTRASKLAVTAPVSGLVLDKTVRPGDLSAGGTTPWFRLARDGQIELQAQLSEDQLAKIRPGQHATVTLPSGETVQGVVRLVSPLIDAQSKLGYVRINLPVRSGIRAGGFGRAVFAEATGVGLAAPETAIRYDADGASVMVVEADNRVKRVLVQTGQRGSGLVQLVSGPPAGTRVVQSAGAFLLDGDKVRPVEGAALAATPVVARR